The Mercenaria mercenaria strain notata chromosome 8, MADL_Memer_1, whole genome shotgun sequence genome has a segment encoding these proteins:
- the LOC123565799 gene encoding uncharacterized protein LOC123565799, producing MCSSSSNSGTLMPFGLKMNGGQLPYYAASASHLNMDIQRAQLQDYAQRLQLGLRSFPGQVAGLNPLAYHGHLMHPYLHPYFCKDPRARFVHEEPKPNHSYIGLIAMAILSVRDKKLVLSDIYQWILDNYSYFRTRGPGWRNSIRHNLSLNDCFIKAGRSANGKGHFWAIHPANLDDFQKGDFRRRRAQRRVRKHMGLSVPDDDEDDSPTPSPAPTHHSPNWATGSVEMNIDENTAEDRTTTPPVENNGLHCNPVSGNRPQGQILKQGFRRQFDVESLLAPDTEFYKKMRSGRLPSVNVEEPSEIFVFANESRIKGQTDDNLNDNINRNESVDNENKHKDDSKAHADVLNRNGDDENIQESNEDKKITIECDSDDASSVCDNEIVVNTPYASKYSNNQDTAEYGGENSAAIERHCISEPSSPDNRNIGFSEEKSTKHHERVSEVGLMSPAFFSANNFPSTQSIGAFYNAEKQTLVRSAGQISKYPLIPTQGFLGTPLDVEAAQRWQQSMATLLMKAQMRGRQESLYQLRD from the exons ATGTGCAGTTCAAGCAGTAATAGTGGGACTTTAATGCCTTTTGGCTTAAAGATGAATGGGGGCCAGTTGCCTTATTATGCTGCTAGTGCATCTCATTTGAATATGGACATACAAAGGGCTCAATTGCAGGACTACGCTCAAAGATTACAGTTGGGTTTGAGGTCTTTTCCAGGACAAGTTGCAGGTTTGAATCCGTTAGCATACCACGGACATTTGATGCACCCTTACCTGCACCCATACTTTTGTAAAGACCCAAGGGCAAGATTTGTACACGAGGAGCCCAAACCTAATCACAGCTATATAG GTCTGATAGCAATGGCTATACTGAGTGTTCGAGATAAGAAACTCGTATTGAGCGACATTTACCAATGGATCCTGGACAATTACAGCTATTTTAGGACAAG GGGTCCTGGTTGGCGCAACAGTATCAGACACAATCTATCACTGAATGACTGTTTCATAAAAGCCGGCCGGAGTGCAAACGGTAAAGGCCACTTCTGGGCTATACATCCGGCGAATTTGGATGACTTTCAGAAAGGCGATTTTCGCAGACGACGTGCACAACGTCGGGTTAGAAAACACATGGGGCTTTCTGTCCCTGATGATGACGAGGATGATAGTCCAACCCCTTCACCAGCACCTACACATCATTCTCCGAACTGGGCCACTGGATCTGTGGAGATGAATATAGACGAAAATACAGCTGAAGACCGCACAACAACGCCACCTGTTGAGAATAATGGACTTCACTGTAATCCAGTTAGTGGAAATAGACCTCAAGGTCAAATACTTAAACAAGGATTCCGGCGACAGTTTGATGTTGAAAGCTTATTAGCTCCAGATACAGAGTTTTATAAGAAAATGCGTTCTGGGAGGCTTCCATCCGTGAATGTGGAGGAACCATCTGAAATCTTTGTTTTTGCGAATGAATCTCGGATAAAGGGACAAACAGATGAcaatttaaatgataacattaATAGAAATGAAAGCGttgataatgaaaacaaacataaagatgACAGTAAAGCACATGCTGACGTGCTCAACAGAAATGGCGATGACGAAAACATACAGGAATCAAATGAAGACAAGAAGATTACAATTGAATGCGACAGTGACGACGCTAGCAGCGTTTGTGATAACGAAATTGTTGTTAACACGCCATACGCTTCTAAATACAGTAACAATCAAGATACAGCTGAATACGGAGGAGAAAATTCAGCAGCCATTGAAAGGCATTGCATCAGTGAACCCTCCTCGCCAGATAATCGAAACATCGGATTTTCCGAGGAGAAAAGTACTAAACATCACGAAAGAGTGTCGGAAGTGGGACTTATGTCGCCAGCATTCTTCAGTGCTAATAACTTTCCAAGTACGCAAAGTATTGGTGCATTTTACAATGCTGAAAAACAAACTTTAGTTAGATCAGCAGGTCAAATATCAAAGTACCCTTTGATTCCGACCCAAGGGTTTTTGGGAACTCCACTAGACGTGGAGGCAGCTCAACGTTGGCAACAGTCTATGGCGACACTTTTGATGAAAGCTCAGATGAGGGGTAGACAAGAGTCGCTGTATCAGCTAAGGGATTAG